A single Pseudobdellovibrionaceae bacterium DNA region contains:
- a CDS encoding COX15/CtaA family protein — protein MVSGNFLKAYRFLCYEVLFLIAFGGSVRAMDAGLACPDWPLCFGDYIPDFHIQVYFEFLHRVLAGTVGLFVGGFGIYLLARKDVSVLVKSLSVLSIVLVLAQVVMGGLTVLLLLDENTVTGHLLLATMLFASLLWTYWELRAEQVVAPKIGIPGWLKGMILTLLFAVWAQIILGGLVSANYAGMACPTFPLCHGRLVPTLQGLVGLQVMHRLGAYLCVALAFAIWIVLRKPQFSRNVPMRSWSRRLILAVIAQIFLGIANVVFVIPPLITVLHLAVATYILGASLRLTFLMYWDKGELAQTVRSSERQSVGWARPVEKNQ, from the coding sequence ATGGTTTCAGGCAACTTCCTCAAAGCCTATCGATTTTTGTGCTACGAAGTTTTGTTCCTGATTGCGTTCGGTGGTTCGGTGAGAGCCATGGATGCAGGACTCGCCTGTCCAGATTGGCCGCTTTGTTTTGGTGACTATATCCCTGACTTTCATATTCAGGTTTATTTTGAGTTTCTCCACCGGGTATTGGCCGGTACAGTAGGGCTTTTTGTTGGCGGCTTTGGCATTTATTTGCTGGCTAGAAAAGATGTCAGTGTTTTGGTCAAAAGCCTCAGCGTACTGTCAATTGTCCTGGTGTTGGCCCAAGTTGTGATGGGCGGCCTCACGGTTTTGTTACTGCTCGACGAGAATACGGTCACTGGCCATTTGCTGTTGGCAACGATGCTCTTTGCTAGCCTACTATGGACATACTGGGAACTTCGAGCAGAGCAGGTTGTAGCTCCCAAAATCGGAATTCCCGGATGGCTCAAAGGGATGATCTTAACTTTGCTTTTTGCAGTTTGGGCTCAAATAATCTTAGGAGGTCTTGTCTCCGCGAACTATGCAGGTATGGCCTGCCCGACCTTTCCCCTTTGCCACGGCCGGCTGGTTCCCACTTTACAGGGATTAGTTGGTTTACAGGTTATGCATCGCTTGGGAGCTTATTTGTGTGTTGCACTGGCTTTTGCGATATGGATTGTTTTGCGTAAGCCTCAATTTTCCAGGAACGTTCCGATGCGGAGCTGGTCGCGCCGTTTGATTTTAGCAGTTATTGCCCAGATTTTCTTGGGAATTGCCAATGTGGTGTTTGTAATTCCGCCGTTGATAACAGTTCTACATTTGGCCGTGGCGACTTACATCCTAGGTGCATCACTGCGGTTGACCTTTCTCATGTACTGGGACAAGGGTGAGCTGGCCCAGACGGTTAGGTCCTCGGAGCGTCAATCTGTCGGCTGGGCTCGGCCAGTTGAAA